CGGAGTCATTTATGCGCTGTGCGGAGAAACCGCGCGTGCCCGCCAGAAGCTCGACGAGCTCCACTCCTTCTCGAAGAGCCAGTACGTGGACCCGGTGACATTCGCCGACGTACACAGCGCCCTGGGCGAGATGGACGAGGCGCTGCACTGGTACGAGAAGGCCTTCGAGGATCGGACGCCGAACATGGCCTACGCGTCCATCGCGCCCGGAATCACCCCCGGGCTCGCCGGTATCGCGCGCTACGAGGCGATCGTCCGCAAGATGAACTTCCCGGGGCCGGCGCGTTGATCGTCATTGATCCCGCAGATATGTTCCTCCATAATGGAGGAACTTAGGAGTAAGTCCATGGCGACGCTGAACGTCAAGAATCTCCCGGATTCCCTGTACAGGAAGCTGCAGAAGCAGGCGAAGCGGCGGCACCGCTCCGTGGCGCAGGAGGTCACGCTGATTCTCGACGAGGCTCTCGAGAGGCCCGTTCCCGTCTCGATCCTGACGCTGCGCGGTCTCGGCAAGGAGCAGTGGTCGGGACTCGACGGCGCGCGCCACGTCGAGGCCGAGCGCAAGGCATGGGACTGATCGGCGAGATCGGCGCCGGCCCGGTGGCGCTCGACACGGTGGCCTTCATCTATTTCATCGAAGAGAACCCCAGGTTTCTGAGGGCCCTGGAGCCCGTCTTCGAAGCGGTCGACGAGGGGCGGCTCGCGGCCGTCACGTCGAGCTTGACCCTGCTCGAAGTCCTCGTCGTTCCGCTTCGCGCGGGCAATGTCGCCCTGGCGGATCGATATGAGCAGGCGCTGACGCGAGGCCGCGGCCTCACGTTGATCGACGTCGATCGCGGGCAGCTTCGCGCGGCGGCACAGCTGCGCTCGGTGTTTCCGAAGGTCCGGACGCCGGATGCCCTCCAGCTTTCGGCGGCACTGTCCGCCGGATGCTCCGCCCTGCTGACGAATGACCGGCAGCTCCCGGTGATTCCCGGTTTGCGCGTCCTGCAGCTCGAGAACTATTCGAGATGACGCTCGCGTCCGGCACGAAGCTCGGCTCGTACGAAATCCTCTCCCCGCTCGGCGCGGGCGGGATGGGGGAGGTCTACCGGGCGAGGGACCCGCGCCTCGCGAGAGAGGTCGCGGTCAAGGTGCTGCCGGAAGAGTTCTTTGAAGGTGAAGAGAGGAGACAGCGGTTCGAGAGGGAGGCGCGGCTGCTCGCAGCGCTCAATCATCCCGGAATCGCCGCCATCTACTCATTCGAAGAAATCTCTTCCTCTTCATCTTCCTCTTCTTCGACGCGTCACCTCCTCGTCATGGAACTGGTCGAAGGCGACGACCTCGCGGTGCGTCTCGCGTCCGGCCCTCTTCCACTCGAAGAATCTCTTTCTCTCGCCCGCCAGATTGCCGAGGCGCTGGAAGCGGCGCACGAGAAGGGGATCGTGCACCGCGACCTCAAGCCCGCGAACGTGAAGGTCACGCCCGACGGGCGCGTGAAACTGCTCGACTTCGGCCTCGCGAAGATCTTCGAAGGTGAAGGGGATTCTTCGAAAGGGGGTTCGGGGGGAGGGCTGACGAAATCTCCGACGCTCACGGCGCGCGGGACGGCGGCGGGGATGATCCTCGGCACCGCGGCGTACATGAGCCCCGAGCAGGCGCGCGGCAAGCCGGTGGACAAGCGGACGGACGTCTGGGCGTTCGGGTGCGTGCTCTTCGAGATGCTGGCGGGAAAGCGCGCCTTCGAGGGCGAGACCGTCACGGACGTTCTCGCCGCCGTTCTCACCAGAGACCCGGACTGGGCGGCGCTGCCGGAGGAGACGCCACCGGCCGTAAGAAGAGTTCTTAGAAGGTGTCTGCAGCGGGATGCACGCGGCCGTCTTCGCGACATCGCGGACGCGCGCCTCGAGCTCGAGGAACTTGGATCGGCGTCGGCATCACGCTCCGGCGCCCAATTACCATTCGAAGGAAATCCCCCGTCGCCCGAGCCCTCGGCAGGTCGGATCACTCCGGCGACGTCTGCGAGAGGGAGCAAAAGATCTCTCTATCTCTCATGGGCGATTGCGGCCGCGTTCGCGGCCGCCGCGGGGGCGCTTGCGCTGCGCTCTCGCGCCCCGCAGCGCGCCTCGGTGATCCAGGGCCAGATTTTGCTCTCGTCCGACGACCTGATGGACGGTGGTGGTGCCTCCGTCGTGGTCTCCCCGGACGGAACGCAGCTCGCGTACGCGACGCGCGGCTCCCGCGCCCGTCTCTACTTGAGGAGGCTCGATCGCCTCGTCCCTTCGGAGGTGCCGGAGTCGGACGGCGCCCTCAGCCCCTTCTTCTCGCCGGACGGGAAGTGGATCGGCTTCTTCTCGCGCGGCAAGCTCCGCAAGGCGCCCGTCTCGGGAGG
The window above is part of the Acidobacteriota bacterium genome. Proteins encoded here:
- a CDS encoding PIN domain-containing protein, which gives rise to MGLIGEIGAGPVALDTVAFIYFIEENPRFLRALEPVFEAVDEGRLAAVTSSLTLLEVLVVPLRAGNVALADRYEQALTRGRGLTLIDVDRGQLRAAAQLRSVFPKVRTPDALQLSAALSAGCSALLTNDRQLPVIPGLRVLQLENYSR